Genomic segment of Catenibacterium mitsuokai:
GTCACTTTACGTGGTGAAAGAATGTATGAATTCTTAGATAAGTTAGTAAGTATTTCACTTCCTCGTGTAAGAGACTTCAGAGGAGTACCTAAGAATTCATTTGATGGAAGAGGTAACTACACTTTAGGTGTTAAAGAACAGTTAATCTTCCCTGAAATTGATTTCGATAAGGTTGCAAAGTTAAGAGGTATGGATATCGTATTTGTTACTACTGCAAAGACTGACGAAGAAGGTCGCGCTTTATTAACAGAACTTGGCATGCCTTTTGCTAAATAATTAGGAGGACAGAATTATGGCAAAAACATCAATGAAAGTTAAACAGCAACGTCCTCAGAAATACAAAGTTCGTGAATATACTAGATGCGAACGTTGTGGACGCCCACATTCAGTTATTAGAAAATTCAAGTTATGCCGTATTTGCTTCAGAGAATTAGCTTATAAAGGTGAAATTCCTGGTGTTAAGAAGGCAAGCTGGTAATTTATAAGTCACATACGGAAGGAGGACATATAAATGGTTACAACAGATCCAATTGCAGATATGTTAACTAGAATTCGTAATGCGAATCAGCAGAAACATGAAACTGTTTCTATCCCTTACTCAAACCTAAAGAATGATTTAGCAAACATCTTAAAGAATGAAGGTTTTGTTACTGACTTCGTAGTAAATGAAGAAGGAAATCACAAGAATATTGTTATCACATTAAAATATAAAGGTAACGAAAGAGTTATCACTGGTTTAAAGAGAGTTTCTAAACCAGGTTTACGTCAGTATGCTAAAGTAAACGAAATTCCTAAAGTATTAAATGGTTTAGGTATCGTAGTATTATCTACTTCTCAAGGACTTATGACTGATAAAGAAGCAAGAGCTAAGAATATCGGTGGAGAAGTATTAGCTTATATCTGGTAATAAAATTATTTAGGAGGTCAAACAATGTCTCGTATTGGTAAAAAGATTATTATCGTACCTGAAGGTGTAAACGTAGACGTTGCTGCTGATAACACTGTCACTGTTACAGGTCCTAAGGGAACTCTAACAAGAAAGTTCTCTGATTTAATTACTATCGAAGTAAATGGTAATGAAATCGAATGTAAGAGACACAGTGAAGAAAAAACAAACAAGCAGTTACATGGTACAACTAGAGCTTTAATTGCAAACATGATCGAAGGCGTTAAAGATGGTTTCAGTAAGAAACTTGAAATCGTTGGTATCGGTTATAGAGCTCAGATGCAGGGTAATAAATTAGTAATGAATATTGGTTATTCACACCCAGTAGAAGTTGAAATCGAAGAAGGTGTGAAAGTTGAATGTCCATCAGCTACTGAAATCACAGTATCTGGTATCTCAAAAGAAAGAGTTGGACATGTCGCTTCAGTAATCAGAGCTTGGAAGAAGCCTGAACCATATAAGGGTAAAGGTATTAAATATTCTGATGAACATATCATCAGAAAAGAAGGTAAAACTGCTGGTAAGAAGTAGTTATAAACTAAGGAGGAAAATCGAATCATGGCAAAGAATGAATCACGCAACGTTATCCGTTTAAGACGTCATGCTAGAGTTCGTAATAAGATTTCTGGAACTCCAGAAAGACCACGTCTTAATGTGTTCCGTTCAAACTCTCATATTCATGCACAGATCATCGATGACACTAAGGGTGTAACTCTTGTATCAGCATCTTCTGTAGACATGAAGTTAGAAAATGGTTCAAACATTGAAGCAGCTGCTGCTGTTGGTGCTGAAATCGCTAAGAGAGCAATTGCTAAAAATATTGATGTAGTAGTATTCGACCGTGGTGGTTATATCTATCATGGTAGAGTAAAAGCACTTGCAGAAGCTGCAAGAGAAGCTGGATTAAAATTCTAAGAGGGAGGTCAAATAATGGAAGAACGTAAACCTAGAGAAAATTCTAGAGAAAACTCTAGAAGAGGCAATAACCCTAGAAGAAACAGAAAAAACAACAGAAGACAGAGAGCTCCTAAGGAATTCGAAACAAGAGTTGTTACTATCAACCGTGTTACTAAAGTTGTTAAGGGTGGACGTAAGATGCGTTTCGCTGCTTTAGTTGTAATCGGTGATAGAAAAGGTCGTGTTGGTTTCGGTACAGGTAAGGCTAACGAAGTACCTGATGCAATCAGAAAAGCTGAAGAAGCTGCTAAGAGAAACCTTATCACAGTTCCAAACATCAACGGTACAATCCCTCATGAAATTACTGGTAACTTTAAGTCTGGTTCAGTATTCTTAAGACCAGCTGCTAAAGGTACTGGTATCATCGCTGGTGGACCTGTCCGTGCAGTAGTTGAATTAGCAGGTTACTCTGATATCTTATCTAAGTGTCTTGGATCAAGAACTCCAATCAACATGGTAAGAGCAACAATCGAAGGTTTAGCATCATTAAAGACTGCTGAACAGGTAGCAGAATTAAGAGACATCACAGTCGAAAAGATTTATGGATAGGAGGAGCGTAAAAATGGCAGAAAATAAAAAAGTTGTGATTACGCTTGTAAAAAGCCCTATTGGTGGTAAAGAAAACCAGAAGGCTACTCTTAAAGCGTTAGGATTAAATAAAATGCATGCTTCTGTTGAAAAGTATGAAACAGAAACAATCAAAGGCATGATCAACGCAGTAAGACACCTAGTAAAAGTTGAATACAAGTAGGAGGTGTGAACAATGAAATTACATGAACTCAAATACAATGATGGCGCACGTCGTAACAGAAATCGTGTAGGTCGTGGTACAAGCTCTGGTAATGGTAAGACATCTGGTAGAGGTCAGAAAGGTCAGGGCGCTAGATCTGGTGGAGGTAAGAAACCAGGATTTGAAGGTGGACAGACTCCATTATTCATGCGCTTACCAAAGCGTGGCTTCACTAATCATAATGCTAAGGAATATGCAATCATCAACGTTGAAGACTTAAATAAGTTCGAAAACGGTGCTGTTGTTGACTTAGAAGCAGTTATGGAAGCTAAGCTAGTTAAAAAAGCATTAGACGGTTTAAAAGTCTTAGGCAGAGGCGAATTAAATGTTGCTTTAACAGTAAAGGCTAGCAAATTCTCAAAATCAGCTGTAAAGGCAATTGAAGCTGCAGGTGGAAAAACTGAGGTGATCTAAGATGCTAAACTTTTTTAAAGAAGTATTTAAAAAAGGTGAATTGCGTCGTAAGGTCGTCTTTACACTCGGCATACTATTCGTATTCCGATTAGGAGCAGGCATTGTGATTCCTTATATTGATACAAGTGCAATCACAAGTGCTGCTACCTCTTCAGGAATTTTCGGAATTATGAATATGCTTGGTGGAGGAACATTGGAGAAATTCTCATTATTTTCTTTGGGGGTTTCTCCTTATATTACATCTTCTATTATTATTGAGTTATTATCTATGGACGTTGTCCCAGCATTAACTCAGTGGAATAAAGAAGGTAATACAGGTAAAAAGAAAAAGGATAAAGTAACTCGTGTGTTAACGCTTGCATTAGCAATAATTCAAGGTGGGTCATTGACATATGCATTCGATAAGGGTTATAGTATTCTAGCGAGTAGTTCTATTTGGACATACGTCTATGTAGTTGTAGTTATGGCTGCAGGTTCTATGTTCACAATGTGGTTAGGTGATCAGATTACTATTAAAGGTGTAGGTAATGGTACTTCACTATTGATCTTCACTGGTATCGTAGCTAACCTTCCAAATAGTTTTATCTCGTCTTTTAAATCAATGGTTACATTTGGCAGCACTTATAAGACTGCAACAAGCTTAGCTTGGTACATCTTATTTGTTCTTGTATATTTAGCCATTGTTGTGTTTGTTGTATTTGAAGAGGGAGCAATTAGAAAAATTCCTATTATCTATGCAACAAATACACAGACAGTCATGCATACTAAAGAATCTACTAATCTACCAATTAAGATTAATAGTTCTTCAGTTATTCCAGTTATCTTTGCTGCATCAGTTTTAGCAGCACCAAGAACAATCATTAGTTTCATGAAGTCTACTTCTACAACTCAGATGATTGACAATATCTTGAATTATCAGAAACCTATAGGATTCGTTCTCTATATCGTTATGATTATTCTATTCACATTCTTCTATTCTAATTTACAGATCGACGCTAAGAAGATCAGTGAAGATTTAAAGAAGAGTGGTGGCGCAATTCCTGGTGTTCGTACTGGTGATGATACAAAGAAATATATCGGAACTGTCTTAAATCGTGTAACTGTGGTAGGATCTCTATTCCTAGCAATCATTGCATCTATTCCTATCATTGCTCCAGAAATCTGGAAGATGACATCAAATAATGCATTGTCTCTAGGGGGTACAGGATTGATTATCGTAACAGGAGTTGCGTTAGAAACTGTAAGAGCAATAAAAAGTATGTTGACAAGAAGAGAATATCATGGTTATATAAGAAAGTAGCAATTAGAAGGAGGAATAGGATTTGAATATTATTCTTATGGGCCCTCCTGGGGCAGGCAAAGGAACTCAGGCTAAAAAATTAGTGGAGGAGTACGGCTTGTACCAGATCTCAACTGGTGACCTTTTTAGAAAAGCTTTAAAGGAAAGAACAAAGTTCGGGGTAATTGCTAGTTATTTTATTCAGTTTGGGCATCTTGTTCCAGATGAATATACAGTTGAAATGGTAAGGGAATTCTTAAAGGAAAATATTGATTCTTTTAAGAACGGTTTTATTCTTGATGGTTTCCCAAGAACTATCATTCAGGCTAGAGAACTAGAAAGTATCGCGAAAGAATTTGGTTTTGATATTGATGCTGTCATCAATATTGACGTACCATCAGAAAAGTTAATCAAGAGACTTTCAGGTCGTAGAACTTGTAAGGATTGTGGAACCACTTATCATGTCGTTTTCAATCCACCAAAAACTGAAGGCGTATGCGACAAGTGTGGTGGAGAACTCTATCAGCGTCCTGATGAGAGCGAAGAAGCTGTACAGGTTAGACTTGATACTTATGAAAAGCAGACTAGACCACTTATTGACTATTACACAATGAAGGGCGAATTAACTAACGTTAATGGCGACCAGTCTATGGATGCTGTTTATGCAGATATCAAGAAAAATCTGGAGGCCAAATAATGATTACAATTAAGGATGAACGTGAAATTGACCTAATGAGACATGCTGGTCATGTTGTAGGTTTAGTTCATCAGGAACTCGCTAAATGGCTTAAACCGGGTTTAACAACAGAACAGGTATCTGATTTCTGTGAGAAGATTATAAGAAAGAATGGTTGTACACCATCTTTCTTAAATCTTTATAATTTTCCTGGTGCTGTTTGCACGTCTGTAAATGATGTTGTCGTTCATGGCATTCCTAACGGTTATGTATTGAAGGATGGAGATATTATCTCTGTAGATGTTGGTGCATGCTGGAAAGGATATCATGGAGATTCTGCGTGGACATTTGCGATTGGCAATGTGTCTCCCCAGGCTAAACATCTTATGGAAGTATGTGAACAGTCGCTTTATGCTGGTTTAGAACAAGTTAAACCAGGTAATAGAGTTTCTGACATTTCACATGCTGTTCAGACTTACCTTGAAAGTCATGGCTGCTCAACGCCTAGAGACTATACAGGACATGGCATTGGCACAGAGGTTCATGAAGATCCTAGCATTCCTAACTGGGGTGAACCAGGCAGAGGACCAAAACTAAGAAAAGGTATGTGTATAGCAGTTGAACCTATGGCGCATTTAGGCAAAGCCGAGGTTAAAGTAATGAGTGACGATTGGACAGTGAAGACTGCGGATCATTCATTAGCTGCGCATTATGAACATACTGTAGCTATCACCGATGATGGCTATGAAATCATGACAAAGGTACATAAGGAGTTGATCGATTTTGGCAAAGAAGAAAGATGACGTAATTGAAGTCCAGGCTACGGTCGTAGAAACATTACCAAACGCAATGTTTAAAGTCCAGCTGGATAATGGAGTAGTTATTTTAGCTCACGTTTCTGGTAAAATCCGTATGAATTACATTCGCATTTTACCAGGGGACAAAGTAACAGTAGAAATTTCTCCATATGATTTAACACGTGGGCGAATCACATTTAGACACAAATAGATCTTCCCAAAGGAGGCAGACACAAGATGAAAGTAAGACCATCTGTAAAACCAATCTGCGATAAGTGCAGAGTTATCAAGCGTAAGGGTAGAGTAATGGTAATCTGTGAAAACCCAAAGCATAAACAGAGACAAGGTTAATTATTTTTAGGAGGAACAATAGACAATGGCTCGTATAGCTGGTATTGATATCCCACGCGATAAGCGTGTGGTAGTTTCTTTAACTTATATCTATGGTATTGGTCCAACAACAGCTAAGAAAATCTTAGCAGCTGCTGGCGTTTCTGAAGATGTTAGAGTAAAGGATCTTACAGAAGAAGAAGAAACAAAAATTCGTAAAGAAGTTGAACATATTAAAACTGAAGGTGACCTTCGTAGAGAAACTCAGTTAAACATTAAGAGATTAATGGAAATTGGTTGCTACAGAGGGCTTCGCCATCGTAGAGGACTTCCAGTACGTGGACAGAGAACTAAGACTAACGCTAGAACGCGTAAAGGTAAAGCTACTCCAATTGCTGGAAAGAAGAAGTAGTAGGAGGCAGAACAAATGGCAAAACAAGTTGTACGTGGTAAAAAACGTGTAAAGAAGAATATAGCAAAAGGTATTGCTCATGTTCATTCAACATTCAACAATACAATCGTAACAGTTGCTGATGAACACGGTAACGTTATTAGCTGGTCAAGCGCTGGTGCTCTTGGATTCAAAGGTTCAAGAAAATCTACTCCATATGCTGCTCAGATGGCTGCTGAAGCTGCTGCAAAGGCATCTATGGATCATGGTATGAAATCTGTTGAAGTATGTGTAAAAGGTCCTGGTCCAGGACGTGAAGCTGCTGTTAGAGCTCTTTCAGCTGCTGGTTTAGAAGTAACTGCAATCACTGACGTTACTCCAATCCCACATAACGGATGTCGTCCACCAAAACGTCCTCGTGGATAATTTGATATATA
This window contains:
- the rplE gene encoding 50S ribosomal protein L5, yielding MNRLQERYTNEITKNLMKKFGYESTMQIPKMEKIVINIGVGDAVNNSKFLEEAVEELTLISGQKPIVTTAKKSIAGFKVREGQAIGCKVTLRGERMYEFLDKLVSISLPRVRDFRGVPKNSFDGRGNYTLGVKEQLIFPEIDFDKVAKLRGMDIVFVTTAKTDEEGRALLTELGMPFAK
- a CDS encoding type Z 30S ribosomal protein S14; its protein translation is MAKTSMKVKQQRPQKYKVREYTRCERCGRPHSVIRKFKLCRICFRELAYKGEIPGVKKASW
- the rpsH gene encoding 30S ribosomal protein S8, with amino-acid sequence MVTTDPIADMLTRIRNANQQKHETVSIPYSNLKNDLANILKNEGFVTDFVVNEEGNHKNIVITLKYKGNERVITGLKRVSKPGLRQYAKVNEIPKVLNGLGIVVLSTSQGLMTDKEARAKNIGGEVLAYIW
- the rplF gene encoding 50S ribosomal protein L6; amino-acid sequence: MSRIGKKIIIVPEGVNVDVAADNTVTVTGPKGTLTRKFSDLITIEVNGNEIECKRHSEEKTNKQLHGTTRALIANMIEGVKDGFSKKLEIVGIGYRAQMQGNKLVMNIGYSHPVEVEIEEGVKVECPSATEITVSGISKERVGHVASVIRAWKKPEPYKGKGIKYSDEHIIRKEGKTAGKK
- the rplR gene encoding 50S ribosomal protein L18; amino-acid sequence: MAKNESRNVIRLRRHARVRNKISGTPERPRLNVFRSNSHIHAQIIDDTKGVTLVSASSVDMKLENGSNIEAAAAVGAEIAKRAIAKNIDVVVFDRGGYIYHGRVKALAEAAREAGLKF
- the rpsE gene encoding 30S ribosomal protein S5 — its product is MEERKPRENSRENSRRGNNPRRNRKNNRRQRAPKEFETRVVTINRVTKVVKGGRKMRFAALVVIGDRKGRVGFGTGKANEVPDAIRKAEEAAKRNLITVPNINGTIPHEITGNFKSGSVFLRPAAKGTGIIAGGPVRAVVELAGYSDILSKCLGSRTPINMVRATIEGLASLKTAEQVAELRDITVEKIYG
- the rpmD gene encoding 50S ribosomal protein L30; this encodes MAENKKVVITLVKSPIGGKENQKATLKALGLNKMHASVEKYETETIKGMINAVRHLVKVEYK
- the rplO gene encoding 50S ribosomal protein L15; amino-acid sequence: MKLHELKYNDGARRNRNRVGRGTSSGNGKTSGRGQKGQGARSGGGKKPGFEGGQTPLFMRLPKRGFTNHNAKEYAIINVEDLNKFENGAVVDLEAVMEAKLVKKALDGLKVLGRGELNVALTVKASKFSKSAVKAIEAAGGKTEVI
- the secY gene encoding preprotein translocase subunit SecY; translated protein: MLNFFKEVFKKGELRRKVVFTLGILFVFRLGAGIVIPYIDTSAITSAATSSGIFGIMNMLGGGTLEKFSLFSLGVSPYITSSIIIELLSMDVVPALTQWNKEGNTGKKKKDKVTRVLTLALAIIQGGSLTYAFDKGYSILASSSIWTYVYVVVVMAAGSMFTMWLGDQITIKGVGNGTSLLIFTGIVANLPNSFISSFKSMVTFGSTYKTATSLAWYILFVLVYLAIVVFVVFEEGAIRKIPIIYATNTQTVMHTKESTNLPIKINSSSVIPVIFAASVLAAPRTIISFMKSTSTTQMIDNILNYQKPIGFVLYIVMIILFTFFYSNLQIDAKKISEDLKKSGGAIPGVRTGDDTKKYIGTVLNRVTVVGSLFLAIIASIPIIAPEIWKMTSNNALSLGGTGLIIVTGVALETVRAIKSMLTRREYHGYIRK
- a CDS encoding adenylate kinase; this translates as MNIILMGPPGAGKGTQAKKLVEEYGLYQISTGDLFRKALKERTKFGVIASYFIQFGHLVPDEYTVEMVREFLKENIDSFKNGFILDGFPRTIIQARELESIAKEFGFDIDAVINIDVPSEKLIKRLSGRRTCKDCGTTYHVVFNPPKTEGVCDKCGGELYQRPDESEEAVQVRLDTYEKQTRPLIDYYTMKGELTNVNGDQSMDAVYADIKKNLEAK
- the map gene encoding type I methionyl aminopeptidase translates to MITIKDEREIDLMRHAGHVVGLVHQELAKWLKPGLTTEQVSDFCEKIIRKNGCTPSFLNLYNFPGAVCTSVNDVVVHGIPNGYVLKDGDIISVDVGACWKGYHGDSAWTFAIGNVSPQAKHLMEVCEQSLYAGLEQVKPGNRVSDISHAVQTYLESHGCSTPRDYTGHGIGTEVHEDPSIPNWGEPGRGPKLRKGMCIAVEPMAHLGKAEVKVMSDDWTVKTADHSLAAHYEHTVAITDDGYEIMTKVHKELIDFGKEER
- the infA gene encoding translation initiation factor IF-1, whose protein sequence is MAKKKDDVIEVQATVVETLPNAMFKVQLDNGVVILAHVSGKIRMNYIRILPGDKVTVEISPYDLTRGRITFRHK
- the rpmJ gene encoding 50S ribosomal protein L36, with amino-acid sequence MKVRPSVKPICDKCRVIKRKGRVMVICENPKHKQRQG
- the rpsM gene encoding 30S ribosomal protein S13, with product MARIAGIDIPRDKRVVVSLTYIYGIGPTTAKKILAAAGVSEDVRVKDLTEEEETKIRKEVEHIKTEGDLRRETQLNIKRLMEIGCYRGLRHRRGLPVRGQRTKTNARTRKGKATPIAGKKK
- the rpsK gene encoding 30S ribosomal protein S11, with the protein product MAKQVVRGKKRVKKNIAKGIAHVHSTFNNTIVTVADEHGNVISWSSAGALGFKGSRKSTPYAAQMAAEAAAKASMDHGMKSVEVCVKGPGPGREAAVRALSAAGLEVTAITDVTPIPHNGCRPPKRPRG